A DNA window from Arachis duranensis cultivar V14167 chromosome 3, aradu.V14167.gnm2.J7QH, whole genome shotgun sequence contains the following coding sequences:
- the LOC107477486 gene encoding cation/H(+) antiporter 28, with translation MAVVLTQCSERLGYLVLQLGKNFVMFMVMVIVCNALHYFLKPYSQPRITSDIFVGLVMGNVSFLRKLYMEFNTTFVFIIDFGMMCYMFALGIEMDPFILFKKPSKDAQVAYAGIICTFIIAGTTTPFLHYFTDQTKLLEYTFSLSTLLSSTASPVLTRLITRLKIGKSDIGKLVIATGMHSDFVCSLLLSVGYIAMPLDAFCDDYDEKKRLKKAIIMGCALLGQTVLTALVSPIFMNWVDNENPEGKPMKGSHLVLSIAVMVMACASSTIYEYSPILSAFMAGVCFPREGRVSKWVIAKINYLLTTIFFPIFFLWMGYAADFREFEAGHLLTWAKLFTLILIAIVGKVVGTVILGMILGFRWPESVAIGLLLTTKGHFHIFLAIKAIGCGANTSTGITMIMAIFFTIVHTPSVIAYIIKRARKRAPNHRMTLQLLDPLHELRILLCVHGPDNVPASINFMEISRGATPPGIVVYVADMIELTDQIAATVERGTEGHTTTVKDAAVVEMRDKVSNSFQAYVDEDSEGITLKRTLAVSTITNMAQDICVLADELMIALIILPFHRNQRQDGKLDMGHQGFRYVNRKLLRSAPCSVGILVNRGLGSIEKISRTQVSLNVAVIFIGGKDDREALAYAGMVARHPGVKLTVIRFLVDSSAESSRLAAYRVNLPELEEEVGHDDECFAQFYEKHINGGRISYLEKHLASAAETFTTLRSFEGKYSLVIVGKEGGMNSILTKGMDDWQQCPELGPIGDVLSGPDFAMTVSVLVIQQHRLKGELDGLDEDFSIM, from the exons atgGCAGTTGTATTGACCCAATGTTCAGAAAGGTTAGGCTACCTCGTACTTCAATTAGGCAAAAATTTTGTTATGTTTATGGTGATGGTGATTGTATGCAATGCTTTACATTATTTTCTAAAGCCTTATTCACAACCTCGGATCACTTCTGACATATTT GTAGGACTAGTGATGGGGAATGTATCTTTCTTACGCAAATTGTACATGGAATTCAACACAACCTTTGTGTTCATCATAGATTTTGGTATGATGTGTTACATGTTTGCTTTGGGGATAGAAATGGATCCATTCATACTGTTCAAGAAACCAAGTAAGGATGCTCAAGTTGCATATGCAGGAATAATTTGCACTTTCATCATAGCAGGCACCACAACACCATTCCTGCATTACTTTACAGATCAAACCAAGTTGCTAGAATACACATTCTCCCTCTCAACTCTTCTATCTAGCACAGCATCCCCAGTTTTGACTCGTTTGATAACGCGACTCAAGATAGGCAAGTCGGATATTGGGAAGCTTGTGATAGCAACAGGGATGCACTCGGATTTTGTATGCTCCTTGCTTCTTTCGGTTGGCTACATAGCCATGCCATTGGACGCATTTTGCGATGATTATGACGAAAAGAAACGCCTTAAGAAGGCCATCATAATGGGGTGTGCACTTCTTGGACAGACTGTTTTGACAGCATTGGTTTCACCAATCTTTATGAACTGGGTTGATAATGAAAACCCGGAAGGGAAACCTATGAAAGGTTCACATTTGGTGTTGTCAATTGCAGTTATGGTCATGGCTTGTGCCTCATCAACTATATATGAATATAGTCCAATTCTAAGTGCTTTCATGGCAGGGGTGTGTTTTCCAAGGGAAGGCAGAGTTTCCAAATGGGTTATTGCCAAAATCAACTACTTGTTGACCACTATcttctttcctatctttttcttgTGGATGGGTTATGCAGCTGATTTCAGAGAGTTTGAAGCTGGACATCTATTGACTTGGGCAAAATTGTTTACACTTATTCTCATTGCTATTGTCGGCAAGGTTGTTGGAACAGTTATTTTGGGGATGATACTTGGTTTTCGCTGGCCGGAATCAGTTGCAATTGGATTACTCCTAACCACCAAGGGCCATTTTCACATCTTCTTGGCTATCAAAGCG ATAGGTTGTGGTGCCAATACTTCAACTGGCATTACAATGATAATGGCAATATTTTTCACAATAGTGCATACTCCATCAGTGATAGCATACATCATAAAACGTGCCAGGAAACGAGCACCAAATCATCGCATGACGCTCCAGTTGCTTGACCCACTACATGAGCTAAGGATACTCTTGTGTGTCCACGGACCTGACAACGTTCCTGCTTCCATCAACTTCATGGAGATCTCAAGAGGGGCAACACCCCCCGGCATTGTGGTATATGTCGCGGACATGATTGAACTCACTGATCAGATAGCAGCAACAGTAGAGAGAGGCACAGAAGGACATACAACAACTGTGAAAGATGCTGCAGTCGTGGAAATGAGGGACAAAGTATCCAACTCTTTTCAAGCCTATGTAGATGAGGATAGTGAAGGTATTACTCTCAAAAGAACATTAGCAGTGTCAACAATCACTAACATGGCACAAGACATCTGTGTCTTAGcagatgaattgatgattgcCCTCATTATACTACCATTCCACAGGAACCAACGTCAGGATGGAAAATTGGATATGGGTCACCAGGGATTCAGATATGTGAACAGAAAG TTATTAAGGAGTGCTCCTTGTTCCGTGGGGATTCTAGTTAACAGAGGCCTTGGATCAATTGAAAAGATATCAAGAACTCAGGTATCACTGAATGTGGCAGTAATATTCATTGGCGGAAAAGATGATAGGGAAGCACTTGCCTATGCAGGTATGGTAGCACGACATCCAGGAGTAAAACTTACAGTGATCAGATTTCTGGTAGATTCCAGTGCAGAATCCTCAAGATTAGCAGCTTATAGAGTCAACCTTCCAGAGCTGGAGGAAGAAGTGGGACACGACGACGAATGTTTTGCACAATTCTACGAAAAGCATATAAATGGGGGTCGTATTTCCTACTTAGAGAAGCATCTTGCCAGCGCAGCCGAAACATTCACAACTCTCAGATCATTTGAAGGGAAATACTCTTTAGTCATCGTTGGTAAAGAAGGTGGGATGAACTCTATATTGACAAAAGGGATGGACGATTGGCAACAGTGCCCAGAATTGGGACCAATCGGGGATGTACTTTCAGGACCAGATTTCGCAATGACAGTGTCTGTGTTGGTAATCCAACAACATAGACTGAAAGGAGAACTAGATGGTCTTGATGAGGACTTCTCCATCATGTAG
- the LOC107477449 gene encoding DNA-directed RNA polymerases II, IV and V subunit 11 isoform X2: protein MNAPDRYERFVVPEGTKKVSYERDTKIINAASFTIEREEHTIGNIIRMQLHRDENVLFAGYKLPHPLQYKIIVRIHTTSQSSPMQAYNQAINDLDRELDHLKNAFEAEMVKFSRDY, encoded by the exons ATGAACGCCCCTGACCGTTACGAACGCTTTGTCGTCCCCGAAGGCACCAAAAA GGTGTCGTATGAGAGGGACACGAAGATCATCAATGCCGCCTCTTTCACCATCGAGAGAGAGGAACACACTATAGGCAATATCATTCGCAT GCAGCTGCATCGAGACGAGAACGTGTTGTTTGCTGGATACAAGCTGCCTCACCCTCTCCAGTACAAAATTATTGTGAGG ATACATACCACTAGCCAGTCATCCCCAATGCAGGCATATAACCAGGCTATTAATGATCTGGACAGGGAACTTGATCACTTGAAGAATGCATTTGAG GCGGAGATGGTGAAGTTTTCAAGGGACTATTGA
- the LOC107477449 gene encoding DNA-directed RNA polymerases II, IV and V subunit 11 isoform X1 has product MNAPDRYERFVVPEGTKKVSYERDTKIINAASVTIEREEHTIGNIIRMQLHRDENVLFAGYKLPHPLQYKIIVRIHTTGRSDPMQAYNQAINDLDRELDHLKKSFEDEMVKFSRDY; this is encoded by the exons ATGAACGCCCCTGACCGTTACGAACGCTTTGTCGTCCCCGAAGGCACCAAAAA GGTATCGTATGAGAGGGACACGAAGATCATCAATGCCGCCTCTGTCACCATCGAGAGAGAGGAACACACTATAGGCAATATTATTCGCAT GCAGCTGCATCGAGACGAGAACGTGTTGTTTGCTGGATACAAGCTGCCTCACCCTCTCCAGTACAAAATTATTGTGAGG ATACATACCACTGGCCGGTCAGACCCAATGCAGGCATATAACCAGGCTATTAATGATCTGGACAGGGAACTTGATCACTTGAAGAAGTCATTTGAG GACGAGATGGTGAAGTTTTCAAGGGACTATTGA
- the LOC107477447 gene encoding uncharacterized protein LOC107477447 — protein sequence MAFHVACPITCRRICFCALGFPRALHGTEASNGFLNDVAALGEFLSDNRKDTATVKVAVPKVVPPPPPPNPTPDGGVPAAEEESASMKAKRVALQRKGAAAMIAAEEYARRLESGDVADAPGNPVGEEPCQANAKVFCRMCNRVENEGSERAKKMLSCKSCNKKYHRNCLRSWAQNRDLFHWSSWTCRACRICEACRRTGDPSKFMFCKRCDGAYHCYCLQPPHKNVSTGPYLCPKHTRCHSCGSNVPGNGLSVRWFLGYTCCDACGRLFVKGNYCPVCLKVYRDSESTPMVCCDICQRWVHCHCDNISDEKYHQFQVDRNLQYKCPTCRGECYQIKGLEDAVQELWKRRNIVDRDLIASLRAAAGLPTQEEIFSISPFSDDEDSEPLKLKSESGRSFKFSLKNLSNNSPKKFKDYIKKSSNKNSKKRDSQSVMINKPDMHYSFEGQSDVKSLHSLDDDKNDDIQSQRNEGPDVYSSPAAGSLSQTEVSCPINKTGILKHKFVDEVMVSDEERKPRVFRIKNNKAHILNSEDESGKDGDKAESVKGKKLVINLGARKINVANSPRSDTSSCQRDQDLVTVNGSEDISQVRKGFASDRHDGAARRVDGSNVDSGQSKHLKVSGREENFIKLGKLKPEVQKFTLPSGRGEVPLDQTCILQGKRGTDANVEATPRGERTYHRRPKEGISDAYDGTDNNHNQTPSHSLPKDSKPLLRFKFKKPSVESKNSIIQEEEKTTIKGQRSKRKRPSPFKEKASFNEAGDVNQSQTGNLMDEIMDANWILMKLGNDAIGKRVEVHHTSDNSWHKGEVTDIVEGSSKLYVTLDDGKIKTVELRKQGVRFVSQKQKRSKT from the exons ATGGCATTTCACGTAGCTTGCCCAATTACATG TCGTAGAATTTGCTTCTGCGCCTTAGGGTTTCCGCGAGCTCTTCATGGAACTGAAGCTTCCAATGGCTTCCTCAACGACGTTGCCGCGCTCGGCGAATTCCTCTCCGACAATCGAAAGGACACGGCCACCGTCAAGGTTGCAGTTCCCAAGGTCGTACCACCTCCTCCGCCGCCGAATCCTACGCCGGATGGAGGAGTACCTGCCGCGGAAGAGGAGTCCGCATCGATGAAGGCAAAGCGCGTGGCACTGCAGCGGAAGGGAGCCGCCGCCATGATCGCCGCCGAGGAGTACGCTCGCCGGTTGGAGTCCGGTGATGTTGCG GATGCACCTGGAAATCCTGTTGGAGAAGAACCGTGCCAAGCTAATGCCAAAGTCTTTTGTCGAATGTGTAATCGTGTTGAAAACGAAGGAAGTGAGAGAGCAAAGAAGATGCTATCGTGTAAGAGTTGTAACAAGAAGTATCATAGGAACTGCTTGAGAAGTTGGGCACAAAATAGAG ATTTATTTCATTGGAGCTCATGGACCTGCAGGGCTTGCCGAATTTGTGAG GCTTGCAGAAGGACAGGTGATCCAAGTAAGTTCATGTTTTGCAAAAGGTGTGATGGTGCTTACCATTGTTATTGTCTGCAACCTCCTCATAAG AATGTTAGTACTGGGCCATATTTGTGCCCAAAACACACAAGGTGTCACAGTTGTGGATCCAATGTTCCCGGAAATGGACTGAGTGTGAG GTGGTTTCTAGGGTACACCTGCTGTGATGCATGCGGAAGATTGTTTGTGAAAGGCAACTACTGTCCAGTCTGTTTGAAG GTTTACAGAGATTCAGAATCAACACCAATGGTTTGCTGTGATATTTGCCAGCGCTGGGTGCATTGTCACTGTGATAATATTAG TGATGAGAAATATCACCAATTTCAAGTGGATCGGAATTTGCAGTATAAATGTCCTACTTGTCGTGGGGAATGTTATCAG ATCAAGGGACTTGAGGATGCAGTTCAAGAGCTTTGGAAGAGAAGAAATATTGTTGATAGAGATTTAATTGCCAGCTTGCGGGCTGCAGCTGGTTTGCCAACTCAGGaagaaatattttctatttcacCATTTTCAGATGATGAGGATAGCGAGCCTTTGAAATTAAAGAGTGAATCTGGGCGTTCCTTTAAATTCTCTTTAAAGAATTTGTCGAATAACTCACCCAAGAAGTTTAAGGATTATATaaagaaatcttcaaacaaaaaTTCTAAGAAAAGGGACTCTCAGTCGGTTATGATTAATAAACCAGACATGCACTATAGTTTTGAAGGACAAAGCGATGTAAAATCTTTACATAGCTTGGATGATGATAAGAATGATGATATACAATCCCAAAGAAATGAAGGTCCTGATGTTTATTCATCGCCTGCTGCTGGAAGCCTGAGCCAAACTGAAGTATCTTGTCCTATCAACAAGACAGGGATTTTGAAACATAAGTTTGTTGATGAGGTGATGGTTAGTGATGAAGAGAGGAAGCCCAGAGTTTtccgaataaaaaataataaggcACATATACTGAATAGTGAAGATGAGAGTGGAAAAGATGGTGATAAGGCTGAGAGTGTCAAAGGTAAGAAGTTGGTGATTAATTTGGGTGCACGGAAAATTAATGTGGCTAATTCTCCCCGCTCTGATACTTCAAGCTGCCAAAGGGATCAAGATCTGGTTACTGTTAATG GAAGTGAAGATATAAGCCAAGTAAGGAAAGGATTTGCATCAGATAGACATGATGGAGCCGCTAGACGTGTTGATG GAAGCAATGTTGACTCTGGCCAATCAAAACATTTAAAGGTTTCAGGTAGAGAAGAAAATTTCATTAAACTGGGGAAATTGAAGCCAGAAGTTCAGAAATTCACTCTACCATCTGGTAGAGGTGAGGTTCCTTTAGATCAAACTTGCATCTTGCAGGGAAAACGTGGTACTGATGCAAACGTGGAAGCAACACCAAGAGGTGAAAGAACATATCATCGGAGGCCGAAAGAAGGCATTTCTGATGCATATGATGGGACAGATAACAATCATAATCAAACACCTTCACATTCTTTGCCAAAAGATTCTAAACCACTACTCAGATTTAAATTCAAGAAACCTAGTGTAGAAAGTAAAAATTCTATtattcaagaggaagaaaagaCTACAATCAAGGGCCAGAGGTCAAAAAGGAAGAGACCTTCACCTTTCAAGGAGAAAGCATCTTTTAATGAGGCTGGAGATGTAAATCAATCACAGACGGGAAATCTAATGGATGAAATCATGGATGCTAACTGGATATTGATGAAGTTGGGCAATGATGCAATTGGTAAAAGAGTTGAAGTTCATCACACATCGGACAATTCTTG GCATAAGGGAGAGGTTACTGATATAGTTGAAGGCTCATCGAAATTGTATGTTACCTTAGATGATGGGAAGATCAAGACCGTGGAACTCAGGAAGCAGGGAGTTCGCTTTGTTTCTCAAAAGCAGAAAAGGTCAAAGACATGA